In one window of Prionailurus bengalensis isolate Pbe53 chromosome B3, Fcat_Pben_1.1_paternal_pri, whole genome shotgun sequence DNA:
- the CATSPER2 gene encoding cation channel sperm-associated protein 2 isoform X2 produces MELASEEHTWDGTHFRNVRLLQLVQFLLVCLSEAALSPSLPHHIALLDYLRSRWCSDFLFVQPWDSFPVAATLNEKRCDTSKDMATSHPAGHVQLPRADAIRSRLIDTFSLIEHLQGLSQAVPRHTIREILELLESSNTKLWSLKLSLEVAAWFILLIFILEILLMWISSFFLFWKNAWNVFDFVVTILSLLPEVVVLVGVTGQSVWLQLLRICRVLRSLKLFARFRQIRVIILALVRALKSMTFLLMLLLIFFYIFAVTGVYFFEDYTRSTRQDLEYHMFFSDLLNSLVTVFILFTMDHWYALLQDTWKVPEVSRTFSSIYVILWLLLGSIIFRNIIVAMMVTNFQNIRNELNEEMTHLEVQHKADIFKRQIIQRRQNLSPEALRSSLSKMDARDASQQRESLELSTAFEEESKHSADEEGSRASVSKTKESLSKMKKSASSSSSSSSSSSYSSSSSSSSLNSSSSSDSRYLDSIGQLDWETHVHQNLPGLMEMDQDDRVVWPRDSLFRYFELLEKLQYNLEERKRLQEFAVQALMNFEDK; encoded by the exons ATGGAGCTGGCATCCGAGGAACACACTTGGGACGGAACACATTTTCGTAATGTCAGGCTGCTGCAACTTGTCCAATTCCTCTTGGTTTGTCTTTCGGAGGCAGCCCTGAGTCCCTCACTGCCTCACCACATTGCATTGCTTGATTACCTCAGGTCCCGTTGGTGCTCCGATTTCCTCTTTGTCCAGCCCTGGGACTCCTTCCCTGTGGCTGCTACTCTTAATGAGAAACGATGTGACACAAGTAAAG ACATGGCCACCAGTCACCCAGCAGGACACGTGCAACTGCCCCGAGCTGATGCCATACGTTCACGTCTCATTGATACTTTCTCTCTCATCGAGCATCTGCAAGGCTTGAGCCAAGCTGTGCCACGACACACTATCCGAGAGATACTTG AATTGCTTGAATCCTCAAATACCAAACTGTGGTCACTGAAGCTGAGTCTGGAGGTGGCAGCTTGGTTCATCTTGCTTATTTTCATCTTGGAGATCCTTCTTATGTGGATATCCAgctttttcctcttctggaagaaTGCTTGGAATGTGTTTGACTTTGTTGTCACCATATTG TCCCTGCTTCCTGAGGTTGTGGTGCTGGTAGGGGTAACAGGCCAGTCTGTGTGGCTCCAGTTGCTAAGGATATGCCGGGTGCTAAGATCTCTCAAACTCTTTGCACGATTCCGTCAAATTCGAGTCATTATTTTGGCCCTGGTGAGGGCCCTCAAG AGTATGACCTTCCTCTTGATGTTGCTGCTCATCTTCTTCTACATTTTTGCTGTGACTGGTGTCTACTTCTTTGAGGACTACACCCGTTCAACTCGCCAGGACCTGGAGTACCACATGTTCTTCTC GGACCTTCTGAATTCCCTGGTGACAGTATTCATCCTCTTCACCATGGACCATTGGTATGCATTGCTTCAGGATACCTGGAAGGTGCCTGAAGTCAGCCGTACCTTCAGCAGCATCTATGTCATCCTTTGGTTGTTACTTGGTTCCATTATCTTTCGAAATATCATAGTAGCCATGATGG TTACTAACTTCCAGAATATCAGGAATGAGCTGAACGAGGAGATGACACATTTGGAGGTTCAACATAAAGCTGACATATTCAAGCGGCAGATTATCCAGAG GAGACAAAACCTGTCCCCTGAGGCACTGAGGTCAAGCCTTAGCAAAATGGATGCCAG AGATGCCAGTCAACAAAGGGAATCTTTGGAGTTATCAACAGCTTTTGAAGAAGAGTCTAAACACAGTGCTGATGAAGAGGGTTCAAGGGCATCTGTATCGAAAACAAAAGAGTCcttgtcaaaaatgaaaaagtctgcctcctcttcctcctcttcctcctcctcctcctcttattCTTCCTCCTCGTCTTCATCTTCCCTCaattcctcctcttcttctgacTCCAGATATTTAGACTCCATTG GTCAGTTGGACTGGGAGACTCATGTGCACCAGAATCTGCCTGGGTTAATGGAAATGGATCAGGATGATCGTGTTGTTTGGCCTAGAGATTCACTCTTCCGATATTTTGAGTTGCTAGAAAAGCTTCAGTACAACCTAGAGGAGCGTAAACGGTTGCAGGAGTTTGCAG TGCAGGCACTGATGAACTTTGAAGACAAATAA
- the CATSPER2 gene encoding cation channel sperm-associated protein 2 isoform X1, with protein MELASEEHTWDGTHFRNVRLLQLVQFLLVCLSEAALSPSLPHHIALLDYLRSRWCSDFLFVQPWDSFPVAATLNEKRCDTSKDMATSHPAGHVQLPRADAIRSRLIDTFSLIEHLQGLSQAVPRHTIREILDPSGQKKLMLGDQHQLVRFSIKPRHVERITRGRRLMSRLHVRYSQRPPLSLWAGWVLECPLFTNFIIFLIFLNTIVLMVEIELLESSNTKLWSLKLSLEVAAWFILLIFILEILLMWISSFFLFWKNAWNVFDFVVTILSLLPEVVVLVGVTGQSVWLQLLRICRVLRSLKLFARFRQIRVIILALVRALKSMTFLLMLLLIFFYIFAVTGVYFFEDYTRSTRQDLEYHMFFSDLLNSLVTVFILFTMDHWYALLQDTWKVPEVSRTFSSIYVILWLLLGSIIFRNIIVAMMVTNFQNIRNELNEEMTHLEVQHKADIFKRQIIQRRQNLSPEALRSSLSKMDARDASQQRESLELSTAFEEESKHSADEEGSRASVSKTKESLSKMKKSASSSSSSSSSSSYSSSSSSSSLNSSSSSDSRYLDSIGQLDWETHVHQNLPGLMEMDQDDRVVWPRDSLFRYFELLEKLQYNLEERKRLQEFAVQALMNFEDK; from the exons ATGGAGCTGGCATCCGAGGAACACACTTGGGACGGAACACATTTTCGTAATGTCAGGCTGCTGCAACTTGTCCAATTCCTCTTGGTTTGTCTTTCGGAGGCAGCCCTGAGTCCCTCACTGCCTCACCACATTGCATTGCTTGATTACCTCAGGTCCCGTTGGTGCTCCGATTTCCTCTTTGTCCAGCCCTGGGACTCCTTCCCTGTGGCTGCTACTCTTAATGAGAAACGATGTGACACAAGTAAAG ACATGGCCACCAGTCACCCAGCAGGACACGTGCAACTGCCCCGAGCTGATGCCATACGTTCACGTCTCATTGATACTTTCTCTCTCATCGAGCATCTGCAAGGCTTGAGCCAAGCTGTGCCACGACACACTATCCGAGAGATACTTG ATCCTTCCGGTCAGAAGAAGCTTATGTTGGGAGATCAACACCAGCTTGTGCGCTTCTCCATAAAGCCTCGACATGTAGAACGTATTACACGTGGCCGGAGACTGATGAGCAGGCTTCATGTGCGCTACAGTCAGAGGCCACCTCTTTCCTTGTGGGCTGGATGGGTCCTTGAGT GCCCTCTCTTCACAAACTTCAtcatctttctcatctttttgaaTACAATCGTACTGATGGTTGAAATAG AATTGCTTGAATCCTCAAATACCAAACTGTGGTCACTGAAGCTGAGTCTGGAGGTGGCAGCTTGGTTCATCTTGCTTATTTTCATCTTGGAGATCCTTCTTATGTGGATATCCAgctttttcctcttctggaagaaTGCTTGGAATGTGTTTGACTTTGTTGTCACCATATTG TCCCTGCTTCCTGAGGTTGTGGTGCTGGTAGGGGTAACAGGCCAGTCTGTGTGGCTCCAGTTGCTAAGGATATGCCGGGTGCTAAGATCTCTCAAACTCTTTGCACGATTCCGTCAAATTCGAGTCATTATTTTGGCCCTGGTGAGGGCCCTCAAG AGTATGACCTTCCTCTTGATGTTGCTGCTCATCTTCTTCTACATTTTTGCTGTGACTGGTGTCTACTTCTTTGAGGACTACACCCGTTCAACTCGCCAGGACCTGGAGTACCACATGTTCTTCTC GGACCTTCTGAATTCCCTGGTGACAGTATTCATCCTCTTCACCATGGACCATTGGTATGCATTGCTTCAGGATACCTGGAAGGTGCCTGAAGTCAGCCGTACCTTCAGCAGCATCTATGTCATCCTTTGGTTGTTACTTGGTTCCATTATCTTTCGAAATATCATAGTAGCCATGATGG TTACTAACTTCCAGAATATCAGGAATGAGCTGAACGAGGAGATGACACATTTGGAGGTTCAACATAAAGCTGACATATTCAAGCGGCAGATTATCCAGAG GAGACAAAACCTGTCCCCTGAGGCACTGAGGTCAAGCCTTAGCAAAATGGATGCCAG AGATGCCAGTCAACAAAGGGAATCTTTGGAGTTATCAACAGCTTTTGAAGAAGAGTCTAAACACAGTGCTGATGAAGAGGGTTCAAGGGCATCTGTATCGAAAACAAAAGAGTCcttgtcaaaaatgaaaaagtctgcctcctcttcctcctcttcctcctcctcctcctcttattCTTCCTCCTCGTCTTCATCTTCCCTCaattcctcctcttcttctgacTCCAGATATTTAGACTCCATTG GTCAGTTGGACTGGGAGACTCATGTGCACCAGAATCTGCCTGGGTTAATGGAAATGGATCAGGATGATCGTGTTGTTTGGCCTAGAGATTCACTCTTCCGATATTTTGAGTTGCTAGAAAAGCTTCAGTACAACCTAGAGGAGCGTAAACGGTTGCAGGAGTTTGCAG TGCAGGCACTGATGAACTTTGAAGACAAATAA
- the CATSPER2 gene encoding cation channel sperm-associated protein 2 isoform X3: protein MATSHPAGHVQLPRADAIRSRLIDTFSLIEHLQGLSQAVPRHTIREILDPSGQKKLMLGDQHQLVRFSIKPRHVERITRGRRLMSRLHVRYSQRPPLSLWAGWVLECPLFTNFIIFLIFLNTIVLMVEIELLESSNTKLWSLKLSLEVAAWFILLIFILEILLMWISSFFLFWKNAWNVFDFVVTILSLLPEVVVLVGVTGQSVWLQLLRICRVLRSLKLFARFRQIRVIILALVRALKSMTFLLMLLLIFFYIFAVTGVYFFEDYTRSTRQDLEYHMFFSDLLNSLVTVFILFTMDHWYALLQDTWKVPEVSRTFSSIYVILWLLLGSIIFRNIIVAMMVTNFQNIRNELNEEMTHLEVQHKADIFKRQIIQRRQNLSPEALRSSLSKMDARDASQQRESLELSTAFEEESKHSADEEGSRASVSKTKESLSKMKKSASSSSSSSSSSSYSSSSSSSSLNSSSSSDSRYLDSIGQLDWETHVHQNLPGLMEMDQDDRVVWPRDSLFRYFELLEKLQYNLEERKRLQEFAVQALMNFEDK from the exons ATGGCCACCAGTCACCCAGCAGGACACGTGCAACTGCCCCGAGCTGATGCCATACGTTCACGTCTCATTGATACTTTCTCTCTCATCGAGCATCTGCAAGGCTTGAGCCAAGCTGTGCCACGACACACTATCCGAGAGATACTTG ATCCTTCCGGTCAGAAGAAGCTTATGTTGGGAGATCAACACCAGCTTGTGCGCTTCTCCATAAAGCCTCGACATGTAGAACGTATTACACGTGGCCGGAGACTGATGAGCAGGCTTCATGTGCGCTACAGTCAGAGGCCACCTCTTTCCTTGTGGGCTGGATGGGTCCTTGAGT GCCCTCTCTTCACAAACTTCAtcatctttctcatctttttgaaTACAATCGTACTGATGGTTGAAATAG AATTGCTTGAATCCTCAAATACCAAACTGTGGTCACTGAAGCTGAGTCTGGAGGTGGCAGCTTGGTTCATCTTGCTTATTTTCATCTTGGAGATCCTTCTTATGTGGATATCCAgctttttcctcttctggaagaaTGCTTGGAATGTGTTTGACTTTGTTGTCACCATATTG TCCCTGCTTCCTGAGGTTGTGGTGCTGGTAGGGGTAACAGGCCAGTCTGTGTGGCTCCAGTTGCTAAGGATATGCCGGGTGCTAAGATCTCTCAAACTCTTTGCACGATTCCGTCAAATTCGAGTCATTATTTTGGCCCTGGTGAGGGCCCTCAAG AGTATGACCTTCCTCTTGATGTTGCTGCTCATCTTCTTCTACATTTTTGCTGTGACTGGTGTCTACTTCTTTGAGGACTACACCCGTTCAACTCGCCAGGACCTGGAGTACCACATGTTCTTCTC GGACCTTCTGAATTCCCTGGTGACAGTATTCATCCTCTTCACCATGGACCATTGGTATGCATTGCTTCAGGATACCTGGAAGGTGCCTGAAGTCAGCCGTACCTTCAGCAGCATCTATGTCATCCTTTGGTTGTTACTTGGTTCCATTATCTTTCGAAATATCATAGTAGCCATGATGG TTACTAACTTCCAGAATATCAGGAATGAGCTGAACGAGGAGATGACACATTTGGAGGTTCAACATAAAGCTGACATATTCAAGCGGCAGATTATCCAGAG GAGACAAAACCTGTCCCCTGAGGCACTGAGGTCAAGCCTTAGCAAAATGGATGCCAG AGATGCCAGTCAACAAAGGGAATCTTTGGAGTTATCAACAGCTTTTGAAGAAGAGTCTAAACACAGTGCTGATGAAGAGGGTTCAAGGGCATCTGTATCGAAAACAAAAGAGTCcttgtcaaaaatgaaaaagtctgcctcctcttcctcctcttcctcctcctcctcctcttattCTTCCTCCTCGTCTTCATCTTCCCTCaattcctcctcttcttctgacTCCAGATATTTAGACTCCATTG GTCAGTTGGACTGGGAGACTCATGTGCACCAGAATCTGCCTGGGTTAATGGAAATGGATCAGGATGATCGTGTTGTTTGGCCTAGAGATTCACTCTTCCGATATTTTGAGTTGCTAGAAAAGCTTCAGTACAACCTAGAGGAGCGTAAACGGTTGCAGGAGTTTGCAG TGCAGGCACTGATGAACTTTGAAGACAAATAA